In one Epinephelus moara isolate mb chromosome 6, YSFRI_EMoa_1.0, whole genome shotgun sequence genomic region, the following are encoded:
- the sh3bp5la gene encoding SH3-binding domain protein 5-like, a, with protein MEPGDLRESPAGSGESDAGDWREVIPGGDEEVKAAETNGPSLESALRDTCEDGESEKQKGVGEQIHSPYEEELDPRIQEELEHLNEASAEINRLELQLDDARSGYRKILTESARKLNAQSSQLGGCIEKARPYYEARRLAKEAQQETQKAALSYERAVSMHTAAREMVYVAEQGLMADGKNTLDPTWQEMLNHATSKVNEAEEERLRSEREHMRVTHACQEAEARVQMLQKSLKRVIVKSKPYFELKAQFNHILEENKAKVLQLEQQVAKVKTRYSIALRNLEQISEQIHAQRGRDQAEGGCTTACAGRSPPVGAESDTRVKKEGGACGGGSAMGTDRADAAIDLEKYKEKENEKERERAGSDSLSVFSLQTIASDLEKYDSIEHLGNLSDVGSVTGDEGEKERGVVIDRRDKLSEPTAKERQQQFYKQHHRSFSL; from the exons ATGGAGCCAGGCGATTTGCGGGAGAGCCCCGCCGGGTCCGGGGAGTCAGATGCGGGGGATTGGAGGGAGGTAATTCCCGGTGGGGACGAGGAGGTCAAAGCTGCCGAAACTAATGGACCATCACTAGAATCGGCGCTCAGGGACACATGCGAGGATGGTGAAAGcgaaaaacaaaaaggagtgGGAGAACAAATACACAGCCCCTATGAGGAAGAACTGGACCCCAGGATCCAG GAAGAGTTGGAGCATCTCAATGAAGCCAGTGCAGAAATCAATAGACTAGAACTGCAGTTGGAT GATGCCAGATCAGGGTACCGGAAGATCCTCACAGAGTCTGCCAGGAAGCTAAATGCTCAGAGCTCTCAGCTTGGTGGCTGTATAGAGAAAGCAAGACCCTACTATGAAGCTCGTCGCCTGGCGAAAGAG GCACAGCAGGAGACCCAGAAGGCAGCTTTGAGCTACGAGAGAGCGGTCTCTATGCACACGGCGGCCAGGGAGATGGTCTATGTGGCAGAGCAGGGTCTGATGGCTGACGGCAAGAACACCCTGGATCCCACCTGGCAGGAGATGCTCAACCATGCTACCTCCAAG GTGAATGAAGCCGAAGAGGAGCGACTCCGCAGTGAGAGGGAGCACATGCGTGTCACACATGCCTGCCAGGAGGCCGAGGCTCGGGTTCAGATGCTGCAAAAGTCCCTCAAAAGAGTCATTGTGAAATCCAAACCTTACTTTGAGCTCAAGGCCCAGTTCAACCACATACTGGAG GAGAACAAGGCCAAAGTGCTGCAGCTGGAACAGCAAGTAGCCAAAGTGAAGACCCGCTACTCCATCGCCTTACGCAACTTGGAACAAATCAGCGAGCAGATCCACGCTCAGAGGGGGAGGGACCAGGCTGAGGGAGGATGCACCACTGCCTGCGCCGGGCGGAGCCCCCCTGTTGGAGCTGAGTCCGACACCAGGGTTAAGAAGGAGGGTGGAGCCTGCGGCGGCGGCAGTGCAATGGGGACGGATCGAGCGGATGCAGCCATCGACCTGGAGAAATACAAGGAGAAGGAGAATGAAAAGGAGAGGGAGCGGGCGGGGTCGGATTCTCTTTCGGTCTTCAGCCTGCAGACCATTGCTTCCGACTTGGAGAAATATGACTCCATCGAGCACCTCGGGAATCTCAGCGACGTAGGGAGCGTAACTGGGGatgagggggagaaagagagaggagtaGTGATAGATAGAAGAGACAAGCTCTCGGAACCAACCGCCAAAGAGCGGCAGCAGCAGTTCTATAAGCAGCACCACCGAAGCTTCAGTTTGTGA